From the genome of Impatiens glandulifera chromosome 9, dImpGla2.1, whole genome shotgun sequence, one region includes:
- the LOC124916591 gene encoding tetrapyrrole-binding protein, chloroplastic encodes MATNSYSLRTLHQHHHHHSNSLSLSRRRRHHSIDCLRPSNSSSLFLNPTTTNFIYSSSSFSPFSSSSSSSSSTAAAASTVAPSSTSTAQQPSPISFDLLEQHLAAKNFRQADDETRRLLIALAGEASLKRGYVFFSEVQYIQQSDLKAIDSLWRKHSQDQFGYSVQKRLWEKSNRDFTKLFIKLGWMKKLDTEVEQYNYRSFPTEFIWELNQEQDQVKTPEGHLPLTNALRGTQLFQNILLHPAFDDDHDDNNNKEKTADEQEQQQQQQGKNEEEITTAAAAGKGSNVSNLIKRIFKPNYTF; translated from the coding sequence ATGGCGACCAACAGCTACTCTCTACGCACCCTTCaccaacatcatcatcatcactccaactccctctctctctctcgccGTCGCCGACACCACTCCATAGATTGTCTACGCCCATCTAATTCTTCCTCTCTCTTTCTCAATCCCACCACCACTAATTTCATCTACTCTTCCTCCTCTTTCTCcccattttcttcttcttcttcttcatcttcttctactGCCGCTGCCGCTTCCACTGTCGCTCCTTCTTCCACCTCCACCGCCCAACAACCCTCCCCCATCTCATTTGACCTCCTTGAACAACACCTCGCCGCTAAAAACTTCCGCCAGGCCGACGACGAGACCCGACGCCTCCTCATCGCCCTTGCCGGTGAAGCCTCCCTCAAGAGAGGCTATGTCTTCTTCTCCGAGGTACAATACATTCAACAATCGGATCTCAAGGCCATCGATTCTCTCTGGAGAAAACACAGCCAAGATCAATTTGGGTATAGTGTCCAAAAAAGGCTCTGGGAAAAATCCAACCGAGATTTcaccaaattatttattaaattgggCTGGATGAAGAAGTTGGATACAGAGGTTGAGCAGTACAACTACAGGTCGTTTCCCACCGAATTTATTTGGGAGCTCAATCAAGAACAAGATCAAGTCAAAACACCGGAAGGTCATCTTCCTCTTACAAATGCACTTAGAGGGACCCAATTGTTCCAGAACATTCTGCTCCACCCTGCATTTGATGATGACCACGATGATAACAACAACAAGGAGAAGACGGCCGACGaacaagaacaacaacaacaacaacaaggaAAAAATGAAGAGGAGATCACTACTGCCGCCGCCGCCGGTAAGGGATCAAATGTGTCTAATTTGATTAAGAGGATATTTAAGCCAAATTACACCTTTtga